A single Anatilimnocola floriformis DNA region contains:
- a CDS encoding DUF1501 domain-containing protein codes for MRCNYACGTADHVAVSRRGFLQAAATFGGVAAGTWGSGLVQPAIAGQLASSQKRILNIFLHGGVSQLESWDPKPNTDTGGPFRPIATSVPGTQICELLPHTAKVMHHLAIVRGVNTKNGDHGKGQIEMSTGRNRIPGTEYPHFGAVSAKVLTPEQFPLPGHVLVHGGGNGSSPSAYLGPKFASVSLSDGKAPQYSERLASVTEEAESRRNQFRQLASDRFAGRRRTADTDAYTSSYEQARQLMQRRDVFDVSKESDKDKERYGKHEFGTHMLLARRLLEQGVPFVQVNHSNYDTHFENFDFHIEQLGEFDQPFATLVGDLHERGLLKDTLIVVMSEFGRTPKINKNYGRDHWGTAWSVCLGGAGIQPGAVIGKTNDNGTAVTDREVDHGHLFHTYLRAVGVDSKLEFNIGGRKFPIADPAKSAITELLA; via the coding sequence ATGCGATGCAACTATGCCTGCGGCACGGCGGATCACGTTGCCGTTTCGCGCCGTGGATTTCTGCAAGCGGCAGCGACGTTCGGCGGCGTGGCGGCGGGAACGTGGGGAAGTGGCTTGGTGCAGCCGGCGATTGCCGGGCAACTCGCTTCATCGCAAAAGCGGATCCTCAACATCTTTTTGCACGGCGGCGTGAGTCAGCTGGAATCGTGGGATCCGAAGCCGAACACTGACACCGGCGGTCCCTTTCGGCCCATCGCCACTTCGGTCCCCGGCACGCAGATTTGCGAACTCCTGCCGCACACCGCCAAGGTCATGCACCATCTGGCCATCGTTCGCGGCGTGAACACCAAAAACGGCGACCACGGCAAAGGGCAGATCGAAATGTCGACCGGCCGGAATCGCATTCCGGGTACGGAATATCCGCACTTCGGCGCCGTGAGCGCGAAGGTTCTCACGCCAGAGCAATTTCCGTTGCCGGGCCATGTGCTGGTTCACGGTGGTGGCAACGGCAGCAGCCCGAGCGCCTATCTGGGGCCAAAGTTCGCGAGCGTTTCGCTTTCGGATGGCAAAGCGCCGCAATACTCAGAGCGTCTCGCCAGTGTCACGGAAGAAGCCGAATCCCGCCGCAATCAGTTTCGGCAGTTGGCCAGCGATCGCTTTGCTGGCCGACGACGAACGGCCGATACCGATGCTTATACGTCATCGTACGAACAAGCCCGGCAGTTGATGCAACGGCGCGATGTGTTTGACGTTTCGAAAGAATCCGACAAAGACAAAGAACGCTACGGCAAGCATGAGTTCGGAACGCACATGTTACTTGCGCGCAGACTGCTCGAGCAGGGCGTGCCGTTTGTGCAGGTGAATCATTCGAACTACGACACGCACTTCGAGAACTTCGATTTTCACATCGAGCAGCTCGGCGAATTCGATCAGCCCTTTGCGACGCTTGTCGGCGATTTGCATGAGCGGGGTTTGCTGAAAGATACGCTGATCGTGGTGATGAGCGAATTTGGCCGCACGCCGAAGATCAACAAGAACTACGGCCGCGATCACTGGGGAACTGCCTGGAGCGTGTGCCTCGGCGGCGCCGGCATTCAGCCCGGCGCGGTGATCGGCAAGACCAACGACAACGGCACGGCAGTGACCGATCGCGAAGTCGATCACGGCCATCTGTTTCATACATATTTGCGAGCCGTCGGCGTCGATTCGAAACTAGAGTTCAACATCGGCGGTCGCAAATTCCCGATCGCCGATCCGGCGAAGAGCGCGATCACGGAGCTCCTCGCATGA
- a CDS encoding DUF1549 domain-containing protein, with protein MPRCCWLLSWMLLAATAASSAVSAADIAPLHQRIDQLFDQNAVGPVAEVCSDADFVRRVWLDLAGMIPTAEETRTFLADHDAAKRQKMIDRLLASPQFSRHMTLLLDATINERRPDKGITTADWQGYLYQAVSAGKPLDQLFRDIIAADGVEEKQRPAAKFMLDRDCEPNVVTRDVGRLVFGMDLQCAQCHDHPLVDDYLQADYYGLYALVMRSSVFADPKNKNSRQVGETADGEASFKSVFTGNTGDKVQPRTPKWLGLVEPVAKKGEEYVSKPTRDVRGVPKLSRRQLLADSFETSLIFRRNLANRIWYQVMGRGLVHPVDAHHPANPPANPQVLSLLAAELPELKYDLRAMLREILLTNAYQRSCELAAPQNPDIAAIDAELQQLETTRGSLVMTRDQQKAKWDEALAKLKESKQKLADAAKTLAPLQTALTAAQGEVTKAQAAVKTAEAEVEKKKPQTAAVAEAAAKAKAAAELIKEDKALAEIAAKLGEKAATVADAEKATAKKLEALAAAVSPLTAKEKEAQTALDQEAAAFPPPTQIVELESAERTANLEFNNGLYDLADLEARVTLTKLLKQHAELQKTDAAGAERLWNQLREELSNRGQVALLKPLSAEQFALSTMQAAGLIAVQQTTAETSVAKVEEWKNASDADKPAVMRKLSEPKVFDGLKGNLAEFVRLYGGLPGQDYQATVNQALFFGNGSVLETWLKPTPGNLVTRLQAKTEPAETADEMYHAILNRPATAEEQTAVTDFLKDRTDRPVAIAELVWALLASAEFRFNH; from the coding sequence ATGCCTCGCTGCTGCTGGTTGCTTTCATGGATGCTATTGGCTGCCACTGCGGCCTCGTCGGCAGTTAGCGCCGCGGATATTGCGCCGCTGCATCAGCGCATCGATCAACTGTTCGATCAGAACGCCGTTGGGCCGGTCGCTGAAGTTTGCAGCGACGCCGATTTTGTGCGGCGGGTCTGGCTCGATCTGGCCGGCATGATTCCGACGGCGGAAGAGACGCGAACGTTTCTCGCCGATCATGATGCCGCGAAGCGGCAGAAGATGATCGACCGGCTACTGGCCAGTCCGCAATTCAGCCGGCACATGACGCTGCTGCTCGACGCGACGATCAATGAGCGTCGGCCCGATAAGGGAATCACCACGGCGGATTGGCAAGGCTATTTGTATCAAGCAGTGTCAGCCGGCAAGCCGCTCGATCAGCTCTTTCGCGACATCATCGCAGCCGACGGCGTCGAGGAAAAACAACGGCCCGCCGCGAAGTTCATGCTCGATCGCGATTGCGAACCAAATGTCGTCACGCGTGACGTGGGCCGCTTGGTTTTCGGCATGGATCTGCAATGCGCGCAATGCCACGACCATCCGCTGGTCGATGACTATCTGCAGGCCGATTACTACGGCTTGTATGCTCTGGTGATGCGGAGCAGTGTCTTTGCCGATCCGAAGAATAAGAATTCGCGGCAGGTCGGCGAAACAGCCGACGGCGAAGCGAGTTTCAAATCGGTCTTCACCGGCAACACCGGCGACAAAGTTCAGCCGCGCACGCCGAAGTGGCTCGGCCTCGTCGAGCCGGTCGCGAAGAAGGGGGAAGAGTACGTCAGCAAACCAACGAGAGATGTGCGCGGCGTGCCGAAGCTCAGCCGTCGGCAACTGCTCGCCGATTCGTTCGAGACGTCGCTCATCTTTCGCCGCAATCTGGCTAACCGCATTTGGTATCAGGTGATGGGCCGCGGGCTGGTTCATCCCGTCGATGCGCATCATCCCGCTAATCCACCGGCGAATCCGCAAGTCTTGTCGCTGCTGGCGGCGGAGCTTCCCGAGCTGAAATACGACCTGCGGGCGATGTTGCGAGAGATCTTGCTGACGAATGCCTATCAGCGAAGCTGCGAACTCGCGGCGCCGCAGAACCCTGACATCGCTGCCATCGACGCGGAGTTGCAGCAGCTCGAAACGACGCGCGGTTCGCTTGTCATGACGCGCGATCAGCAAAAAGCGAAGTGGGATGAGGCCCTCGCCAAACTGAAAGAGTCAAAACAAAAGCTGGCCGATGCGGCCAAGACGCTTGCGCCGCTGCAAACCGCGCTGACGGCCGCTCAAGGCGAAGTGACGAAAGCTCAAGCTGCGGTGAAAACGGCGGAAGCCGAAGTTGAGAAAAAGAAGCCGCAAACGGCCGCCGTTGCAGAGGCTGCCGCGAAGGCGAAAGCTGCAGCGGAGTTAATTAAAGAAGACAAGGCTCTTGCGGAGATTGCCGCCAAGCTCGGCGAAAAAGCTGCAACCGTTGCTGACGCCGAAAAGGCGACGGCGAAGAAATTAGAAGCACTTGCTGCCGCCGTCTCTCCGCTCACTGCCAAAGAGAAAGAAGCTCAAACCGCGCTCGACCAAGAAGCCGCGGCATTTCCTCCACCGACTCAGATCGTTGAACTCGAATCCGCCGAGCGAACGGCGAACCTGGAGTTCAACAACGGCCTCTATGATCTCGCCGATCTGGAAGCTCGGGTGACGTTAACGAAGTTGCTCAAGCAGCACGCGGAGTTGCAGAAAACGGATGCGGCGGGGGCCGAGCGATTGTGGAATCAACTACGCGAGGAACTTTCAAATCGAGGCCAAGTCGCCCTTCTCAAGCCGTTGTCGGCCGAGCAGTTTGCTTTGAGCACAATGCAGGCCGCGGGATTGATTGCAGTACAACAAACAACGGCGGAAACATCGGTGGCGAAAGTCGAAGAATGGAAAAACGCCAGCGATGCCGACAAACCAGCCGTCATGCGGAAACTTAGCGAGCCCAAGGTGTTCGATGGGTTGAAGGGAAACCTCGCCGAGTTCGTGCGACTTTACGGTGGTTTGCCGGGACAAGATTATCAAGCCACCGTCAATCAGGCTCTCTTCTTCGGCAACGGTAGCGTGCTCGAAACATGGCTCAAACCAACGCCGGGAAATCTAGTAACGCGGTTGCAAGCAAAAACAGAACCCGCCGAAACCGCGGATGAAATGTATCACGCCATCCTCAACCGCCCCGCGACCGCCGAAGAACAAACGGCTGTCACCGATTTCCTGAAAGACCGCACCGACCGACCCGTGGCCATCGCCGAACTCGTGTGGGCACTGCTTGCCAGCGCCGAGTTTCGCTTCAACCACTAA
- a CDS encoding 4Fe-4S binding protein, which translates to MAKQGPRKKLPKELAVITADNCTGCESCLEVCPVDCITLIELNHGVKGNQAFCQIDLERCVGCEVCVHIPGKKTNPYDLKVCPWDAIEMVPTEQVAIHVAQSGGPRDYIVSNWDRLVGTAQHLAELKASS; encoded by the coding sequence ATGGCCAAACAGGGCCCTCGTAAGAAGCTGCCGAAAGAGCTCGCGGTTATCACGGCTGATAACTGCACGGGCTGCGAATCGTGCCTGGAAGTCTGCCCGGTCGATTGCATTACGCTCATCGAGCTCAATCACGGCGTGAAGGGGAACCAAGCCTTCTGCCAGATCGATCTGGAGCGGTGCGTAGGCTGCGAAGTTTGCGTGCACATTCCCGGCAAAAAGACGAATCCTTACGACCTGAAGGTTTGTCCCTGGGATGCCATCGAAATGGTACCTACCGAGCAAGTCGCCATTCACGTCGCCCAATCGGGCGGTCCGCGCGATTACATCGTCTCCAACTGGGATCGGTTGGTTGGTACGGCGCAGCACTTGGCTGAATTGAAGGCCAGTTCGTAG